The following are encoded in a window of Anopheles gambiae chromosome X, idAnoGambNW_F1_1, whole genome shotgun sequence genomic DNA:
- the LOC3289776 gene encoding myelin transcription factor 1, whose protein sequence is MIDNGYSYVTRDNLRYTELNDGRSYAQMGTLSSPPSMANRGMPEYDSSVVHLANHRPYDPAPQTAFERYDTAYAPQRTALYPAAAYGYTQPTIIDDEQKYLGADSNSHPAEVQQPQAHPHHHHLGLGGPATVPDARTHHSMMKVEMDDSASGPIYPRPIYHYDPSTCGAMPPGFSAINLSVKESSPPLPPSYKTGPGSPSPNGRRAGDERGSKISSSSPEPQVSPSDGRRNSSPQASLDLSSNNSGGTSPQFPNRQSANINTNNGNTSTSANTSNTNSNAVYTSEVSESRPAEVNTNEYTNTPERPLGMGFARPQPPSASYSRESTPDSGGSYYADSYRDQSGYSPHTSYGMVVQPDYSNGYPGYAPNAYQYSGPYASSLGTTVYPPTVPTSYPASSSSSFVTPPTLGQHIAPHDNLLKAGSFLCSLTGYQRLERPQFPSQSQELKCPTPGCDGSGHATGNYSSHRSLSGCPRASKPKSKPRDGQESEPLRCPIPGCDGSGHSTGKFLSHRSASGCPIAFRNKMHILENGGTIEQAKAAMAQAAAGKFEPFTCPTPGCDGNGHVDGTFSTHRTVASCPTAQGPGQAPASKKPRYGDADAGVLGGLGPVASKSFNDLATGYSQSVKGSLMSGPGPLLVGPPAPPPGSQILSSGGGPPGSTSGLLAGLAHPVPGLHGHTVPGVIGGPGSNHCGPGAAPGDGQHTAHDRAAGGGGVAIAPNPTTASTDGLTSDLSGVPPDSGAGVPTEDILALDEEITELKRENARVELQMLRLKSNINAMESQLNNNNHEPKLLEIGTRGIT, encoded by the exons ATGATCGACAACGGGTACTCGTACGTGACGCGCGACAACCTACGCTACACCGAGCTGAACGATGGCCGCTCGTACGCCCAGATGGGTACGCTCTCCTCCCCGCCGTCAATGGCCAACCGGGGCATGCCCGAGTACGACAGCTCGGTCGTCCATCTCGCCAACCATCGGCCGTACGATCCGGCCCCCCAGACCGCGTTCGAGCGGTACGACACGGCGTACGCGCCGCAGCGTACCGCGCTCTATCCGGCTGCTGCGTACGGCTACACGCAGCCAACCATCATCGACGACGAGCAGAAGTACCTGGGCGCGGACAGCAATTCTCACCCGGCGGAGGTGCAGCAGCCCCAGGCGCAcccgcaccatcatcatctcggGCTGGGTGGTCCGGCAACGGTACCGGACGCCCGCACGCACCACTCGATGATGAAGGTCGAGATGGACGACAGTGCGAGCGGCCCGATCTATCCTCGCCCGATCTACCATTACGATCCATCCACGTGCGGTGCGATGCCGCCCGGCTTTTCCGCGATCAATCTGAGCGTGAAGGAGTCAAGCCCGCCGCTTCCGCCGTCGTACAAGACCGGACCCGGATCGCCCTCACCGAACGGGCGGCGAGCGGGCGACGAGAGGGGGAGCAAGATATCCTCTAGCAGCCCGGAGCCGCAGGTCAGCCCGTCCGACGGCCGACGGAACAGCAGTCCCCAGGCATCGCTAGACCTGAGCTCCAACAATAG TGGCGGGACGAGTCCACAGTTTCCGAACCGTCAGAGTGCGAACATCAACACCAACAACGGCAACACCAGCACCAGTGCGAACACGAGCAACACCAACAGTAACGCTGTGTATACGAGCGAGGTAAGCGAAAGCCGCCCGGCGGAGGTGAACACCAACGAGTACACAAACACGCCGGAGCGTCCACTCGGGATGGGCTTTGCTAGGCCGCAGCCACCTTCCGCCTCCTACAGCAGAGAGTCCACGCCGGACAGTGGGGGCTCCTACTACGCCGACAGCTACCGCGACCAGAGTG GCTACAGTCCGCACACGAGCTACGGCATGGTGGTGCAGCCGGACTATTCGAACGGGTATCCCGGCTACGCACCGAACGCTTACCAGTACAGTGGACCGTACGCGAGCTCGCTTGGTACCACCGTCTATCCGCCGACTGTACCGACGAGCTATCCGGCCAGTTCGAGCTCGAGCTTCGTGACGCCGCCGACCCTCGGGCAGCACATAGCGCCGCACGATAATCTCCTCAAGGCTGG TTCTTTCCTGTGCAGTCTGACCGGCTACCAGCGTCTCGAGCGACCCCAGTTTCCGTCACAGTCCCAGGAGCTGAAGTGTCCGACGCCCGGATGCGACGGGTCGGGCCACGCGACCGGCAACTACTCGTCCCATCGCAGTCTGTCCGGATGTCCGAGAGCGTCCAAGCCGAAAAGCAAGCCGCGCGACGGACAGGAATCGGAACCTTTACG ATGTCCCATCCCTGGATGCGATGGTTCCGGTCACTCCACGGGCAAGTTCCTCTCACATCGCAG TGCATCTGGTTGTCCGATTGCATTCCGCAACAAGATGCACATCCTGGAGAACGGTGGCACGATCGAGCAGGCGAAGGCCGCCATGGCGCAGGCCGCCGCCGGCAAGTTCGAGCCCTTCACCTGCCCGACGCCAGGCTGCGACGGCAACGGGCACGTGGACGGTACGTTCAGTACACACCGCACGGTCGCGAGCTGCCCGACGGCCCAGGGACCGGGCCAGGCGCCGGCCAGCAAGAAGCCACGGTACGGTGACGCCGACGCGGGCGTGCTCGGCGGTCTCGGCCCGGTCGCGTCCAAGTCCTTCAACG ACCTAGCGACCGGCTACAGCCAGAGCGTCAAGGGCAGCCTGATGTCCGGGCCCGGTCCGCTGCTGGTTGGGCCGCCGGCTCCCCCGCCCGGCTCCCAGATTCTTTCGTCTGGCGGTGGTCCACCGGGCTCCACGTCCGGGCTGCTTGCCGGTCTCGCACATCCCGTGCCCGGCCTGCACGGTCACACCGTCCCGGGTGTAATCGGTGGCCCCGGATCCAATCACTGCGGACCGGGTGCGGCCCCCGGCGACGGGCAACACACTGCGCACGATCGGGCggcgggcggcggcggtgttGCGATCGCACCCAACCCGACCACCGCTTCGACCGACGGTCTGACATCCGACCTGAGCGGCGTACCACCGGACAGTGGGGCGGGCGTCCCGACCGAGGACATCCTGGCGCTGGACGAGGAGATCACCGAGCTTAAGCGGGAGAATGCGCGGGTCGAGCTGCAGATGCTGCGGCTCAAGTCGAACATTAACGCGATGGAGTCGcagctcaacaacaacaatcacgAGCCGAAGCTGCTCGAGATAGGGACGCGCGGGATCACATGA